From a single Rutidosis leptorrhynchoides isolate AG116_Rl617_1_P2 chromosome 5, CSIRO_AGI_Rlap_v1, whole genome shotgun sequence genomic region:
- the LOC139849219 gene encoding uncharacterized protein: protein MASSSNYVSYLLNSESDSKDELIVQMIQELDESNDLKYTKGYYLADGIYPDWATLIKGFGCPTDEPRIKFPRFEASARKDVERAFGVLQGRFHILRIAARTMSVNKMRRVMETCVILHNMILEDNGFVLSDWEEEWLTEEIENHPERVRDRGQGDQVVIVRETRDQSVHDQLTQDLVEHIWNLPATFCSMH from the exons aTGGCATCGTCTTCAAACTATGTTTCGTATCTACTAAATTCCGAATCAGATTCAAAAGACGAGCTTATTGTGCAAATGATTCAAGAATTAGATGAATCGAATGATTTGAAA TACACTAAAGGTTATTACCTAGCTGACGGTATATATCCCGACTGGGCGACACTCATCAAGGGTTTTGGGTGTCCCACGGATGAACCAAGGATTAAGTTTCCTAGGTTTGAAGCTAGTGCCCGAAAGGATGTAGAGAGGGCTTTTGGTGTTCTTCAAGGTCGGTTTCATATTTTAAGGATAGCAGCACGCACTATGTCAGTAAACAAGATGCGAAGAGTGATGGAAACTTGTGTCATATTACATAATATGATTTTAGAAGACAACGGATTTGTGCTAAGTGATTGGGAGGAAGAATGGCTTACCGAGGAAATAGAGAATCATCCCGAACGTGTTAGGGATAGAGGACAGGGTGATCAAGTCGTTATCGTGCGAGAGACAAGGGATCAATCGGTGCACGACCAACTAACTCAAGATTTAGTCGAGCATATTTGGAACCTTCCGGCTACCTTCTGCTCTATGCATTAG